In Treponema primitia ZAS-2, a genomic segment contains:
- a CDS encoding glycosyltransferase family 4 protein: MNIAFILPSLANKAPIKLIASISNYLTLTGNLCSVFYFDNIVELQFNCKINRISMKEKIEFDKYDIIHSNMYRPDKYLYHWRKEISNSKVVSTLHCDIFHDLYYTYKNILFAKFFENIWIYRLKYFDKVICISQYVENIYKNKMKNTTVIYNGVEINKTSNFDLGILNKINKCREDGYKLILCYAYITKRKGLVLPIQAIKDKKDYVLFIIGDGPEKKKLIRLVKLYQLTGRVFFFSQQFDPYLYLKYFDLFIMPSINEGFGLALVEAILMGKPCICSDIEIFKELFSSLHVTFFNLENINSLKSAIDYAYKYGLEKAEVAKEYASKYYMANSMCKKYYEYYNYLLS, translated from the coding sequence ATGAATATAGCATTTATATTACCCTCTTTAGCAAATAAAGCTCCAATTAAATTAATAGCAAGTATTTCAAATTATTTAACATTAACAGGTAATTTGTGTTCTGTCTTTTATTTTGATAATATAGTTGAGTTACAATTTAATTGTAAAATAAATAGAATAAGTATGAAAGAAAAAATCGAATTTGATAAATATGATATTATTCATAGCAATATGTATCGCCCTGATAAATACCTATATCATTGGCGAAAGGAAATTAGTAATTCAAAGGTAGTCTCGACGTTGCATTGTGATATTTTTCATGATTTGTATTATACATATAAAAATATATTATTTGCAAAATTCTTTGAAAATATATGGATATATAGATTGAAATATTTCGATAAGGTAATTTGTATTTCCCAATATGTAGAAAATATTTATAAAAATAAAATGAAAAATACAACAGTTATATATAATGGTGTTGAAATAAACAAAACCAGTAATTTTGATTTAGGAATACTAAATAAAATTAATAAATGTCGGGAAGATGGCTATAAATTAATTTTATGCTATGCATATATAACAAAAAGAAAGGGATTAGTTCTACCAATACAAGCAATAAAAGATAAAAAAGACTATGTATTATTTATTATTGGCGATGGACCTGAGAAAAAGAAGTTAATACGTCTTGTAAAATTATATCAATTAACTGGCAGAGTGTTTTTTTTTAGTCAGCAATTTGATCCTTATCTTTATTTGAAATATTTTGATTTATTTATAATGCCATCAATAAATGAAGGTTTTGGTCTTGCGCTTGTAGAAGCAATCTTAATGGGAAAACCATGTATATGTTCAGATATTGAAATATTTAAGGAGCTATTTTCTTCGTTACATGTTACCTTTTTCAACTTAGAAAATATCAATTCTTTGAAATCTGCTATTGACTATGCATATAAATATGGATTAGAAAAAGCTGAAGTGGCTAAAGAATATGCAAGTAAATATTATATGGCCAATAGTATGTGTAAAAAATATTATGAATATTATAATTATTTATTATCATAA
- a CDS encoding glycosyltransferase codes for MHSEKMISASIVLYNTDPLQLQKAIASYNPSEEKILYLIDNSPEQTNIKHILNDNGNIRYYYTGKNKGYGAGHNIAIRMALNENAQYHVVLNPDLEFEPHIIDEIVEFMEMDVSIAQVMPKVVNYKKEIQYLCKLIPTPIDLIYKRFFPGSLFKKRSFIYQLKFTSYNKQMNIPCLSGCFMFFRVSALETAGIFDERFFMYAEDIDITRRMHKLYKTIYYPKVSIIHAHAAESYHSKKMMVMHIISIIKYFNKWGWIFDNERTIINKNILKELDYERL; via the coding sequence ATGCACTCTGAAAAGATGATTTCAGCCTCAATAGTTCTTTATAATACAGATCCTTTACAATTGCAAAAAGCAATAGCTTCATATAATCCATCTGAAGAAAAAATATTATATTTAATTGATAATTCACCAGAACAGACAAATATTAAGCATATATTGAATGATAATGGCAATATTCGATATTACTATACAGGTAAAAACAAAGGGTATGGGGCAGGACATAATATCGCAATAAGAATGGCATTAAATGAAAATGCACAATATCATGTAGTGTTAAATCCTGACTTGGAATTTGAACCGCATATAATAGATGAGATTGTTGAGTTTATGGAAATGGACGTTAGTATTGCACAAGTGATGCCTAAAGTTGTTAACTATAAAAAAGAGATTCAGTATTTATGCAAGTTAATTCCAACTCCTATTGACCTAATATATAAAAGATTTTTTCCAGGATCTCTTTTTAAAAAACGTTCATTCATATATCAATTAAAATTTACCAGTTATAATAAACAAATGAATATCCCTTGTTTATCTGGTTGCTTCATGTTTTTCAGGGTATCTGCCCTGGAAACGGCAGGAATATTTGACGAGCGGTTTTTTATGTATGCTGAAGATATAGATATTACGCGTAGAATGCATAAGCTGTATAAAACAATATATTATCCTAAAGTGTCCATTATTCATGCTCATGCAGCGGAATCTTATCATAGTAAGAAAATGATGGTGATGCATATTATTAGTATTATTAAATATTTTAATAAGTGGGGTTGGATATTTGATAATGAACGAACCATAATTAATAAAAATATATTAAAAGAATTGGATTATGAGCGGTTATAA
- a CDS encoding ABC transporter ATP-binding protein, translating into MPFISVISNPVILNDGLYKKLFDAFRFTSNNGFIIFFGIFIILLYIFRSAYNIFYIYLLNRFSFGMFRYLIFNLFKTYITLPYKVYVQRNSTQFTEVITGEAFQVSLLLQNLIQMFSETFTVLLLYILIFLMEWRITLILTIIFGLSVFGIMTIVAKVSKQQGIKRTESYQVLYQMLSETFGNFKFIKLKGNDGGILNNVDQTAQKIARTQIISNSFGIMPRIILECFGVSCIVSLVIIIVWQYHNFDKVISLIMMYALAFYRILPAISRMLTNFNSIIYLEHPLDVVYNDIYQETEKDGNDSIIFKETIKLSGISFFYLPDKEILNNISLEIKRGEKIAITGESGSGKSTLADIIIGINKPLTGTLYIDDIPVTEKNIRMWRNKIGYIPQSIYLIDNTVAENVAFGTEIDEKKMIHVLQMANIWDFLLTKEGINTQVGEAGIQLSGGQKQRIGIARALYNDPEVLVLDEATSSLDNETEAKIMDEIYEVSNKKTLTLIVIAHRLSTVNLCDRVIKINNGKIV; encoded by the coding sequence ATGCCATTTATTTCTGTGATTTCAAATCCAGTCATTCTTAATGACGGTTTGTATAAGAAATTGTTTGATGCATTTCGTTTTACGAGTAATAATGGCTTTATTATATTTTTTGGAATTTTTATTATTTTATTGTACATTTTTCGTTCAGCCTATAATATATTTTATATATATTTATTAAATAGGTTTTCATTTGGAATGTTTCGGTATCTTATTTTCAATCTCTTTAAAACATATATAACTTTACCATATAAGGTGTACGTGCAGCGGAATTCAACCCAATTTACGGAAGTAATAACAGGAGAAGCCTTTCAAGTAAGTTTACTATTACAGAATTTAATACAAATGTTTTCAGAGACATTTACTGTATTATTGCTTTACATATTAATATTTTTAATGGAATGGCGCATTACATTGATATTAACTATAATATTTGGTTTATCAGTCTTTGGAATAATGACGATAGTAGCAAAGGTGAGTAAACAACAAGGTATAAAACGCACTGAATCGTATCAGGTATTATATCAAATGCTAAGTGAAACTTTTGGGAATTTTAAATTTATTAAGCTTAAAGGAAATGATGGTGGGATATTAAATAATGTAGATCAAACAGCGCAAAAGATAGCTCGTACTCAAATAATAAGCAATTCATTTGGTATTATGCCACGAATAATTTTAGAGTGTTTTGGAGTTTCATGTATTGTTAGTTTAGTTATTATTATTGTTTGGCAATATCATAATTTTGACAAAGTTATTTCATTGATTATGATGTATGCTCTAGCATTTTATAGAATTTTACCTGCAATATCAAGAATGTTAACAAATTTTAATAGTATTATTTATCTTGAGCATCCACTTGATGTTGTTTATAATGATATTTATCAAGAGACAGAGAAGGATGGAAATGATTCAATAATTTTCAAAGAAACAATAAAACTTAGCGGTATTTCATTTTTTTATCTTCCGGATAAGGAAATTTTAAACAATATTTCTCTTGAAATAAAAAGAGGTGAGAAAATCGCTATTACAGGTGAAAGCGGAAGTGGTAAATCAACTCTTGCTGATATTATAATTGGAATTAATAAACCCTTGACAGGGACACTTTATATAGACGATATTCCAGTTACTGAAAAGAATATTCGTATGTGGCGTAATAAGATAGGATATATCCCGCAAAGTATTTATCTTATTGATAATACAGTTGCCGAAAATGTAGCATTTGGTACTGAAATTGATGAAAAAAAAATGATACATGTACTGCAAATGGCAAATATTTGGGATTTTTTACTAACAAAGGAAGGTATAAATACACAAGTAGGGGAAGCTGGGATACAATTAAGCGGTGGACAGAAGCAGCGTATTGGTATTGCAAGAGCTTTATATAATGATCCAGAGGTTTTGGTGCTTGATGAAGCTACATCTTCATTGGATAATGAAACAGAAGCAAAAATTATGGATGAAATATATGAAGTAAGCAATAAAAAAACACTAACACTAATTGTAATTGCGCATAGGCTTTCAACTGTGAATCTTTGCGACAGAGTGATAAAAATCAATAATGGAAAGATAGTGTAA
- a CDS encoding phosphotransferase, producing the protein MIKLNGHSGCIIELININEKNIVIKRSKDISYNKRLEEQCKKQEKYSRNIFSAVRVIDKGADKSGLFWFSMEYINGLTLADYMKTIELQKIKDIAQVFLSLIPSSFDNIEYDANAKKICLLKVKTLSENIIEKSEIIDVVLNKLENYQWNYIQYSKCHGDLTLENIIVSQNNLYLIDFLDSFYNSWQIDIAKVLQDIELFWHYRKEKIDNNLFIRLLVLKEIMLTELLKKNDGEKIVESIYYLLLLNLLRILPYTKDESTYDFLQQSLVSINSKIYHRNWER; encoded by the coding sequence ATGATTAAGCTAAATGGTCATTCGGGTTGTATAATTGAATTGATAAATATAAATGAGAAAAATATTGTTATTAAGAGATCAAAAGATATATCTTATAATAAGCGACTTGAAGAGCAGTGCAAGAAACAGGAAAAATATTCTAGAAATATTTTTAGTGCTGTTAGAGTTATTGATAAAGGTGCTGATAAATCAGGGTTGTTTTGGTTTTCCATGGAATATATTAATGGATTAACTTTAGCTGATTATATGAAAACAATAGAATTACAAAAAATTAAAGACATTGCTCAAGTATTTTTAAGTTTAATTCCCTCGTCTTTTGATAATATTGAATATGATGCAAATGCAAAGAAAATATGTTTATTAAAAGTAAAAACATTATCAGAAAATATCATTGAAAAAAGCGAAATAATTGATGTGGTATTAAATAAGTTGGAAAATTATCAATGGAATTATATACAATATTCAAAATGTCATGGAGATCTAACATTAGAAAACATTATTGTATCACAAAATAATTTATACCTTATAGATTTTCTTGATAGTTTTTATAATAGTTGGCAAATTGATATTGCTAAAGTATTGCAAGATATTGAATTATTTTGGCATTATAGAAAAGAAAAAATAGATAATAATTTATTTATAAGATTATTGGTGCTAAAAGAAATTATGCTGACAGAATTACTTAAAAAGAATGATGGAGAGAAAATAGTAGAGTCAATTTACTATTTATTATTACTTAATTTATTAAGAATATTACCATATACAAAAGATGAATCAACCTATGATTTTTTACAACAAAGCTTAGTGTCTATAAATAGTAAAATTTATCATCGAAATTGGGAGAGATAA
- a CDS encoding NAD-dependent epimerase/dehydratase family protein: MKVLITGAAGFVGSEFAKYLFQKNIDLVLIDNMEYGYKENLVIGDNGQELLSKLIIDDIRNPEIAKYFYGVDIVFHFAGISSLPECESNPDKAFEVNALGVINILNSMRDSHIKKFIMASTSALYENNHEEKMTEDLKVSPNLIYATTKLSAEQICRSYAENYEMDIFICRFFNVYGPHQDFKRLQPPFTSYLIREISAERTPIIFNTSDVKRDYIYIDDLMIYLEMIIYSKKHYCADIFNLCSSFGYSAMEIVNMIFDIFGKPVKVNTGNPIDFWNKYPGLFSAKYNLLRTRIEKEVYKNCIGSNNKIENEFNYTCQIGMKSGLKRIVDFQLKKY, from the coding sequence ATGAAAGTATTAATTACTGGAGCTGCAGGATTTGTTGGATCTGAGTTTGCAAAATATTTATTTCAAAAAAATATTGACCTTGTGTTAATTGATAATATGGAATACGGATATAAAGAAAATCTTGTTATAGGAGATAATGGTCAGGAACTCCTTTCAAAATTGATTATTGATGATATTAGAAATCCAGAAATAGCCAAGTATTTTTATGGTGTTGATATTGTTTTCCATTTTGCAGGCATATCTTCACTCCCCGAATGTGAATCAAATCCCGATAAAGCCTTTGAAGTCAATGCATTAGGGGTGATTAATATATTAAATAGTATGCGTGACTCTCATATTAAAAAATTTATAATGGCTTCAACATCTGCACTATATGAAAACAACCACGAAGAAAAAATGACGGAGGATTTAAAAGTATCCCCTAACCTTATTTATGCTACAACGAAGCTCTCGGCAGAACAGATTTGTCGTTCGTATGCTGAAAATTATGAAATGGATATTTTTATTTGTCGTTTTTTTAATGTATATGGACCGCATCAGGATTTTAAGCGACTTCAACCTCCGTTTACTAGTTATTTGATCCGAGAAATAAGCGCGGAAAGAACGCCAATCATATTTAATACTAGCGATGTAAAACGAGATTATATATATATTGACGATTTAATGATTTACCTTGAGATGATAATATATTCTAAAAAGCATTATTGTGCAGATATTTTTAATCTTTGTTCATCTTTTGGATATTCTGCAATGGAAATTGTTAATATGATTTTTGATATATTTGGAAAGCCAGTTAAAGTGAATACCGGTAACCCAATAGACTTTTGGAACAAATATCCTGGCTTGTTTTCAGCAAAATATAATCTTTTGCGCACTAGAATAGAAAAAGAAGTCTATAAAAATTGTATTGGTTCGAATAATAAAATAGAAAACGAATTTAACTATACTTGTCAGATTGGTATGAAAAGCGGGTTAAAAAGGATAGTTGATTTCCAATTAAAAAAATATTAA
- a CDS encoding DUF268 domain-containing protein, whose protein sequence is MFKKIYIFLTLFGIAPLKTIQGIKSYSWFLNDLRNFKRQYDDGEGVFPLKSLYPCLYDKHDTNGSVKGHYFHQDLLVARKIYINNPHNHIDIGSRIDGFVAHIASFRSIDVLDIRPLAKSIPNIKFVQQDFTVPLKTELIESYDSVSCLHALEHFGLGRYGDPINPDGYLLGLKNLYAIIKKGGKLYFSVPIGPQRLEFNAHRVFSMKYLLSLFDKYYNIDNFSFVDDNGDLHEDIKISNSSLENNFGCIWGCGIFEMTKI, encoded by the coding sequence ATGTTTAAAAAAATATATATATTTTTAACGCTATTTGGTATAGCGCCTCTAAAAACAATACAGGGAATAAAATCATATTCATGGTTTCTTAATGATTTAAGAAATTTTAAAAGACAGTATGATGACGGAGAGGGGGTATTTCCGCTTAAAAGCTTATATCCTTGCCTATATGACAAGCATGATACAAATGGTTCTGTGAAAGGTCATTATTTTCATCAAGATTTACTTGTAGCAAGAAAGATATATATTAATAATCCACATAATCATATAGATATTGGTTCACGTATTGATGGATTTGTTGCGCACATAGCCAGTTTTCGTTCAATCGATGTTCTTGATATACGTCCACTGGCTAAAAGTATACCTAATATAAAGTTTGTACAGCAAGATTTTACAGTTCCTTTAAAAACTGAATTGATAGAATCTTATGATTCTGTTTCATGCCTCCATGCTTTGGAACACTTTGGGCTAGGGAGATATGGTGACCCAATAAATCCTGATGGTTACCTTTTGGGGTTAAAGAATTTGTATGCGATTATAAAAAAAGGTGGAAAATTATATTTTTCAGTACCAATTGGTCCGCAACGCCTTGAATTCAATGCGCATAGGGTTTTTTCAATGAAATATCTATTATCGTTATTTGACAAATACTATAATATTGATAATTTTTCTTTTGTTGATGATAATGGCGATTTACATGAAGATATAAAAATTTCAAATTCTAGCTTAGAAAATAATTTTGGATGCATTTGGGGTTGTGGAATATTTGAGATGACAAAGATTTAA
- a CDS encoding alpha-1,2-fucosyltransferase codes for MILFWSDGGLGNQFFQYVFIKTLQQKNENVIIFGNGFKDIDDIFEKIEFTKIKYFSKIISFCMNRIAKSFICYLAYNNVISYIFVKEEYILSKKYQREGDTVSFKKGLFTNIKYIESNFFQSEIFFNKEIVGKIKLKQKFIIQAERFIQMIPVGANKIFVHIRRGDYENFKVCEKSVILPFAYFHSCIKYFLEVIENPYFIFLSDEINLIKTEFTYLENMIISENQHYGVDFAIMTLCNNAILSPSSFSWWGSYLMKNKDIILAPKYWMGFASRIEFQKNPLASYMKIVDVETFVIDK; via the coding sequence ATGATATTATTTTGGTCAGACGGTGGACTAGGTAATCAATTTTTTCAATATGTTTTTATTAAAACATTGCAGCAAAAAAATGAAAATGTTATAATATTTGGCAATGGGTTTAAAGATATAGACGATATTTTTGAAAAAATAGAATTTACAAAAATTAAATACTTTTCTAAAATAATCAGTTTTTGTATGAATAGAATTGCTAAATCATTTATTTGTTATTTGGCATACAATAATGTAATTTCATATATATTTGTAAAAGAAGAATATATACTTAGTAAAAAATATCAAAGGGAAGGTGATACTGTTTCTTTTAAAAAAGGATTATTCACGAATATAAAATATATAGAATCAAATTTTTTTCAGTCTGAAATATTCTTTAATAAAGAAATTGTAGGAAAAATTAAGCTAAAACAAAAATTTATAATTCAAGCTGAAAGATTTATTCAGATGATACCAGTAGGCGCTAATAAAATATTTGTTCATATCAGAAGGGGAGACTATGAAAATTTTAAAGTTTGTGAAAAATCAGTTATATTACCGTTTGCTTATTTTCATAGTTGTATAAAATATTTTCTTGAAGTAATAGAAAATCCATATTTTATATTTTTATCTGATGAAATAAACTTAATAAAAACTGAATTTACTTATCTTGAAAATATGATTATTTCAGAAAATCAGCATTACGGTGTTGACTTTGCAATAATGACTTTATGTAATAATGCCATATTGAGCCCAAGTTCATTTAGCTGGTGGGGTAGCTATCTTATGAAAAACAAAGACATAATATTAGCCCCAAAATACTGGATGGGTTTTGCAAGCAGAATTGAGTTTCAAAAAAATCCATTGGCATCATATATGAAAATAGTTGATGTTGAAACATTTGTGATTGATAAATAA
- a CDS encoding acyltransferase: protein MFLLRRIYKKYKLNKVIHKNHRYIKIDETAMILPECTIEFRTQRKSQSIIIGNDSMINNNFIFESITGSIIIGERTFINSDTNLISINKIEIGNDVEIAWGCNIYDHNSHSFDWNNRHKDLFDMRNNYQQYGDFVRNKDWTTVKSAPIKINNKVWIGFGCTILNGVTIGEGAIIGAKSVVREDVEPWVVVAGNPAKIIKRIRK, encoded by the coding sequence ATGTTTTTATTAAGAAGAATATATAAAAAATATAAATTAAATAAAGTTATTCATAAAAATCATAGGTATATAAAAATCGATGAAACTGCAATGATATTACCTGAGTGTACTATAGAATTTAGAACACAACGAAAATCCCAAAGCATTATTATAGGTAATGATTCAATGATTAATAATAATTTTATATTTGAATCAATAACGGGATCAATTATTATTGGGGAAAGAACATTCATAAATAGTGATACTAATTTAATTTCAATTAATAAAATTGAAATAGGAAACGATGTTGAAATTGCATGGGGGTGTAATATATACGATCATAATTCACATTCGTTTGACTGGAATAATAGGCATAAAGATTTATTTGATATGAGAAATAATTATCAGCAATATGGGGATTTTGTGCGGAATAAAGATTGGACTACAGTAAAAAGCGCCCCAATAAAAATAAACAATAAAGTATGGATTGGTTTTGGTTGTACAATACTAAATGGTGTTACAATCGGCGAAGGAGCTATTATTGGTGCAAAATCAGTTGTACGTGAAGATGTAGAACCATGGGTGGTTGTTGCTGGAAATCCAGCAAAAATTATAAAAAGAATTAGAAAATAA
- a CDS encoding glycosyltransferase family 4 protein — translation MKILYDHQVFSWQKFGGISRYFYELMMHSQGLFDYELSGIFSDNEYMGTLKTYKNFLIPYQFKGKQRIVNTLNRTQSINLIKKAKYDIIHPTYYDPYILKLKKTNRIPLIIDVHDMIYEKFPKNFRNPQKVINNKRKYFIRADKIVATSEKTKEDLLSIYSDIPENKIVVIYRGNTFPVNNIEQEKERYLLFTGSRHGYKNFNNFIIAIAPLMNKYNLKLICTGQKFSNKEMRLFENYKIENMVFCKMVTDCELIELYRKASAFIFPSLYEGFGLPILEAFSSGCPIILSNSSCFPEIAGDAAEYFDPCSLEDMRVVIEKVITSSSLREQLISKGKERVKQFSWERCANETAQVYSSLLGNVQLAR, via the coding sequence ATGAAGATATTATATGATCACCAAGTATTTTCATGGCAGAAGTTTGGTGGGATTTCCCGTTATTTTTATGAATTAATGATGCACAGTCAAGGTCTATTCGATTATGAATTATCAGGAATATTTTCTGATAATGAATATATGGGAACATTAAAAACATATAAAAATTTTTTAATACCATATCAATTTAAAGGGAAGCAAAGAATAGTAAATACACTGAATAGAACACAATCAATTAATTTAATAAAAAAAGCAAAATATGATATCATACATCCTACATATTATGATCCATATATATTGAAATTGAAAAAAACAAATAGAATTCCACTTATCATTGATGTACATGATATGATTTATGAAAAATTTCCGAAAAATTTTAGAAATCCTCAAAAAGTTATAAATAATAAAAGAAAATATTTTATTCGGGCAGATAAGATAGTCGCAACATCAGAAAAAACGAAAGAGGATTTATTATCAATTTATTCTGATATTCCTGAAAATAAGATTGTTGTGATTTATCGTGGAAATACTTTTCCTGTTAATAATATCGAACAAGAAAAAGAAAGATATTTGTTGTTTACCGGAAGTAGACATGGATATAAAAATTTTAATAATTTTATTATTGCAATAGCTCCATTAATGAATAAATATAATTTAAAATTAATTTGTACCGGACAGAAATTTTCCAATAAAGAAATGAGATTATTTGAAAATTATAAAATAGAAAATATGGTTTTTTGTAAAATGGTAACAGATTGTGAATTAATAGAATTATATCGTAAGGCTTCTGCTTTTATCTTTCCATCACTTTACGAAGGATTTGGATTGCCAATTCTTGAAGCCTTTTCTTCTGGGTGCCCGATAATTCTTAGTAATTCTAGCTGTTTTCCCGAAATAGCTGGTGATGCGGCCGAATATTTTGACCCTTGTAGTTTAGAAGATATGCGTGTGGTTATTGAGAAAGTAATAACATCTTCTAGCCTTCGGGAACAATTAATAAGTAAAGGAAAAGAAAGGGTGAAACAATTTTCATGGGAAAGATGTGCTAATGAAACAGCACAGGTATATTCGAGTTTATTAGGGAATGTGCAGCTTGCACGGTAA
- a CDS encoding LPS biosynthesis protein — protein MNEEQDNEKGINLIDVLAILWHRKVMIIVTTLIAIVGVVIYSVLSLVLPPEKSPLPNQYTPTALMLINNSSSSGSGISTMLSASGLGGLSALAGVNASASFSDLAIFLVSTNSFLDAVVDEFDLITQYKIEKFPRAESRKKVKKQLTASYDEKSGVFSLSFTDINPVFVQQVVNFCMHYLEAWFNELGLDKNKLERENLERNIENTFREIQNLEQESQKLGVSVTGGGAAATIPSIALEQRRIALELGAQQQVYTQLKVQYELLKVTMASEKPVFQILEMAEIPDQKSGPNRGMLCIIVTFAAGFFSVFLAFIMNAIANIRKDPEAMAKLRGTHT, from the coding sequence ATGAATGAAGAACAGGATAACGAAAAAGGGATTAATTTAATTGATGTTCTTGCGATACTTTGGCATCGAAAGGTTATGATAATTGTTACTACTCTTATTGCTATAGTTGGAGTGGTTATATATTCGGTTTTATCCCTCGTCTTGCCTCCTGAAAAATCCCCACTTCCCAATCAATATACTCCTACAGCCCTCATGCTCATTAATAATAGCTCTTCATCAGGTAGTGGTATATCCACTATGCTTAGTGCAAGCGGCCTCGGAGGTTTATCAGCTCTTGCCGGAGTTAATGCTAGTGCATCTTTTAGTGATCTTGCCATTTTTCTTGTTAGTACTAATTCCTTTTTAGATGCAGTAGTTGATGAATTTGACCTTATTACTCAGTATAAAATCGAAAAATTCCCGCGAGCGGAAAGCCGGAAAAAAGTAAAGAAGCAGCTTACTGCATCCTATGATGAGAAAAGCGGTGTTTTTAGCCTTAGTTTTACCGATATTAATCCGGTTTTTGTGCAGCAAGTGGTTAATTTCTGTATGCATTATCTTGAAGCCTGGTTTAACGAATTGGGCCTTGATAAAAATAAGCTGGAACGGGAAAACCTGGAACGAAACATCGAAAATACCTTCCGGGAAATACAAAATTTGGAGCAGGAAAGCCAGAAATTGGGTGTTTCGGTTACCGGTGGTGGGGCGGCAGCGACTATACCCTCAATAGCCTTAGAACAGCGCCGTATTGCCTTGGAATTGGGCGCCCAACAGCAGGTTTATACTCAGCTTAAAGTCCAGTATGAACTTCTGAAAGTAACCATGGCCAGCGAAAAGCCGGTTTTCCAAATCCTTGAAATGGCCGAAATTCCGGACCAGAAATCCGGTCCGAACCGGGGAATGCTTTGCATTATCGTAACCTTTGCTGCCGGTTTTTTTTCAGTGTTCCTCGCCTTTATTATGAATGCTATCGCTAATATCAGAAAAGACCCTGAAGCCATGGCAAAACTGCGGGGGACCCATACTTGA